A region of Culicoides brevitarsis isolate CSIRO-B50_1 chromosome 1, AGI_CSIRO_Cbre_v1, whole genome shotgun sequence DNA encodes the following proteins:
- the LOC134827884 gene encoding B-cell CLL/lymphoma 7 protein family member B gives MVATPKDKTFIPQSRSRAETRSRAKDEIKRVMQNVEKVRKWEKKWVQIGDTTMKIYKWVPMVSKSEKRLAISENKENARKPTGMDSNSNSNFAMGTEDSNTCFSMVSDSHGEFMGSNMAFSEDSNSQGSEIK, from the exons ATGGTGGCTACTCCAAAAGACAAGACTTTCATACCGCAATCCCGATCC AGAGCAGAAACTCGAAGTCGTGCCAAGGATGAGATCAAGCGGGTCATGCAGAATGTCGAAAAAGTTCGCAAGTGGGAGAAAAAATGGGTTCAAATTGGAGACACTactatgaaaatttacaag TGGGTTCCAATGGTTTCAAAGTCTGAGAAACGTCTCGCCATCTCAGAGAACAAGGAAAATGCACGAAAGCCCACGGGAATGGACTCGAATTCGAATTCCAACTTTGCAATGGGCACCGAAGACTCAAATACGTGTTTCTCGATGGTCAGTGATTCGCATGGCGAGTTCATGGGCTCAAATATGGCATTCTCAGAAGACTCCAATTCGCAAGGGAGCGAGATAAAATAG
- the LOC134838053 gene encoding calmodulin, producing MADQLTEEQIAEFKEAFSLFDKDGDGTITTKELGTVMRSLGQNPTEAELQDMINEVDADGNGTIDFPEFLTMMARKMKDTDSEEEIREAFRVFDKDGNGFISAAELRHVMTNLGEKLTDEEVDEMIREADIDGDGQVNYEEFVTMMTSK from the exons atg gcCGATCAACTTACAGAAGAACAAATAGCTGAATTCAAAGAAGCTTTCTCATTATTTGACAAAGATGGTGATGGCACAATTACCACGAAAGAATTGGGTACAGTCATGCGATCATTAGGACAAAATCCCACAGAAGCCGAGCTACAAGACATGATCAATGAAGTCGATGCTGACg GAAACGGAACCATTGACTTTCccgaatttttaacaatgatGGCTCGCAAAATGAAAGACACCGATAGCGAAGAGGAAATTCGTGAGGCTTTCCGCGTCTTCGATAAGGACGGCAACGGCTTTATCTCAGCAGCTGAATTACGTCATGTGATGACAAATCTCGGTGAAAAGTTAACAGATGAAGAAGTAGATGAAATGATTCGTGAAGCTGACATAGACGGAGATGGACAAGTTAATTATGAAG AATTTGTAACGATGATGACATCGAAGTGA
- the LOC134827882 gene encoding DNA repair and recombination protein RAD54-like, with amino-acid sequence MRRSLAPSQMGSDAGPKAFKSPLLVEERQARRCREKTERDKFVEPPQKMKPSEHEAMIAKILAREFQVPIPGYVKEHSNRHLGMKRSTVRRALHDPFACNALVLWTPPEISEHEKVKLDQSKIQVHVVVDPVLGNILRPHQREGVKFMYECVTGAKGEFQGCIMADEMGLGKTLQCITLVWTLLRQSPNCRPEIVKAIIVCPSSLVKNWYNEFGKWLGARVNCLAIDGNSKEQTTKSLEQFMANQGRSCSPILIISYESFRMYSNILNESEVGMVLCDEGHRLKNCENQTYQALMGLQTKRRVLLSGTPIQNDLTEYFSLLNFVNPGMLGTTQEFKRKYENPILRGQDANSTDSEREKANERLQELTALVDKCMIRRTSSLLTKYLPIKFEMVICVNLSTLQRDIYKQFLESDAIKKSILNKTDSTKSTSSALSNITSLKKLCNHPDLVMDKITEKAEGFERALPLLPPNYNMRDLLPELSGKLLLLDTMLASIKANTSDKIVLVSNYTQTLDLFERLSRKRGYSYVRLDGTMTIKKRAKVVESFNKPESKEFIFMLSSKAGGCGLNLIGANRLVMFDPDWNPANDEQAMARVWRDGQKKPCYIYRMLATGSIEEKIFQRQTHKKALSNTVVDSNEDGERHFTKDDLKDLFKLEDNVVSDTHSIFKCNRCIKNIQVKLPPEDSDCTSDLSQWFHCSNNKGIPDEILARSWDITRAISFVFHHRSSAVATEKVIQPDDAKEKTTEKVYMSDEEIFDDEKENDNSSDEDFTL; translated from the exons atg cgTCGCAGTCTCGCCCCCAGTCAAATGGGGTCCGACGCTGGTCCAAAGGCATTCAAAAGTCCCCTCTTGGTGGAAGAACGTCAAGCACGACGATGCAGAGAAAAAACTGAACGCGACAAATTTGTCGAGCCACCACAGAAAATGAAGCCATCTGAGCACGAAGCAATGATTGCAAAAATTCTCGCTCGTGAATTCCAAGTTCCCATCCCGGGCTACGTGAAGGAACACTCCAACCGGCATTTGGGCATGAAAAGATCAACAGTTCGTCGGGCACTTCATGATCCCTTTGCCTGTAACGCTTTAGTTTTGTGGACCCCACCGGAAATTAGCGAACATGAAAAGGTCAAATTGGATCAGAGCAAAATTCAAGTTCATGTTGTCGTGGATCCAGTCTTGGGGAATATTTTGCGTCCGCATCAGCGGGAAGGCGTCAAGTTTATGTATGAATGCGTAACTGGAGCCAAAGGAGAGTTCCAAGGTTGTATCATGGCTGACGAAATGGGCTTGGGAAAAACTTTGCAATGTATTACGCTTGTGTGGACCTTACTCCGGCAAAGTCCGAATTGTCGCCCGGAAATCGTCAAAGCTATCATTGTGTGTCCCAGTTCGTTGGTCAAGAATTGGTACAATGAGTTTGGGAAATGGTTGGGAGCGCGTGTAAATTGCTTAGCAATCGATGGAAATTCCAAGGAGCAGACCACAAAGTCACTTGAGCAATTTATGGCGAATCAGGGAAGATCTTGCAGTCCAATTTTGATCATCAGTTACGAATCATTTCGTATGTACTcgaatattttgaatgaaagcgAAGTTGGGATGGTATTGTGCGACGAGGGGCATCGActgaaaaattgcgaaaatcaAACGTACCAAGCACTTATGGGTCTGCAGACAAAGCGTAGAGTATTATTGTCCGGAACACCGATACAAAACGATCTCACCGAGTACTTTAGCTTATTGAATTTCGTTAATCCTGGAATGTTGGGAACAACTCAG gaatTCAAACGTAAATATGAAAATCCTATTTTACGCGGACAAGATGCCAATTCGACGGACAGTGAAAGAGAAAAGGCCAATGAACGTCTTCAAGAATTGACTGCTTTAGTAGATAAATGTATGATTCGCCGTACTAGCTCGCTTCTCACCAAATACTTACCCATCAAATTTGAAATGGTCATTTGCGTAAACTTATCGACACTTCAACGAGACATTTACAAGCAATTTTTGGAATCGGACGCCATCAAAAAGAGCATTTTGAACAAAACGGACTCCACAAAGTCAACATCTTCCGCATTGTCGAATATCACGTCGTTGAAAAAGTTGTGCAATCATCCAGATTTGGTGATGGacaaaattacagaaaagGCGGAAGGATTTGAAAGAGCTCTCCCCCTCTTGCCTCCGAATTACAATATGCGAGATTTGTTGCCGGAATTAAGTGGTAAACTACTGTTACTCGATACGATGCTCGCCTCCATCAAAGCAAACACCAGTGATAAAATAGTTCTCGTATCGAATTATACGCAAACGTTGGATCTCTTTGAAAGGCTCTCGCGGAAGCGTGGTTACAGTTATGTACGGCTCGATGGCACCATGACAATCAAAAAACGTGCAAAAGTTGTCGAGAGTTTCAACAAACCTGAATcgaaggaatttatttttatgcttaGTTCAAAGGCAGGCGGATGTGGATTGAATCTGATTGGAGCCAATCGTTTGGTAATGTTCGATCCAGACTGGAATCCGGCAAATGATGAGCAAGCAATGGCTCGAGTATGGCGCGATGGTCAAAAGAAACCCTGTTACATTTACAGAATGTTAGCT acCGGATCCATCGaagaaaagatttttcaacggcaaacacacaaaaaagcccTTTCCAATACCGTGGTCGACAGTAATGAGGACGGAGAACGGCACTTTACGAAGGATGATCTCAAAGATTTGTTCAAGTTGGAAGACAATGTTGTTTCGGATACACATTCAAT ATTCAAATGCAATCGCTGCATCAAAAACATTCAAGTAAAGCTACCACCGGAAGACAGTGATTGCACATCGGATTTATCGCAATGGTTTCACTGTTCCAACAACAAAGGTATTCCCGACGAGATTTTGGCACGTTCTTGGGACATTACGCGAGCCATTTCTTTCGTATTTCACCATCGTTCGAGTGCCGTAGCCACGGAAAAGGTAATCCAGCCGGATGACGCGAAAGAAAAAACGACTGAAAAAGTTTACATGAGCGACGAAGAGATTTTCGATGATGAAAAGGAAAACGACAATAGCAGCGACGAAGACTTTACCctttaa
- the LOC134837450 gene encoding probable cytochrome P450 6t3: MVDIICKLIYNIDANCLIDEKSPYRKLKNGLFKYSKVTEWVWKKWKTKRNDFVWRKNLMQILKSGDKSELSILMRALTEPCDQNDVEIHEMKTLEKILRILIDKLRQLSSTLIFCLYELAKNPTVQEKLRAELRENFSDDCSYLMETNTFLHNVIQETLRLHPISSVLRRDCDFPDDEEEGYSLAPFYKYKVPRKMPFLIPVHAILRDEKLFTNADNFNPDRYSEKIHEILPLFLSHHLEGSNTTKFVVAVIKLFICNIIRNFKINLSDDQNDSINYNPMSVMLLPNDLILMFLEQI, encoded by the exons ATGGTGGATATAATATGCAAGCTAATTTATAACATTGATGCAAACTGTTTGATTGATGAGAAATCACCATACAGAAAACTCAAAAATGGCCTGTTTAAGTACTCAAAAGTCACGGAATGGGTATGGAAAAAATGGAAA ACGAAGAGAAACGATTTCGTGTGGCGCAAAAATCTAATGCAAATACTAAAATCCGGAGACAAGTCAGAACTAAGCATTTTAATGAGAGCTTTAACGGAACCGTGTGATCAAAATGATgttgaaattcatgaaatgaagactttggagaaaattttacgTATATTGATCGATAAATTGAGACAATTGTcgtcaactttaattttttgtctgtatGAACTTGCCAAAAATCCAACGGTACAAGAAAAGTTAAGAGCTGAACTGAGAGAAAATTTCTCAGATGATTGTTCATACTTAATGGAAACAAATACTTTTTTGCACAACGTGATtcaag AAACTTTACGTCTTCATCCAATTTCGAGTGTTCTGAGGCGAGACTGTGACTTTCCCGATGATGAGGAGGAAGGATATTCGTTGGCACCCTTCTACAAATATAAAGTCCCGCGTAAAATGCCGTTTTTAATACCGGTTCATGCGATACTCAGAGATGAAAAG ctctttaCAAATGCAGACAACTTCAATCCAGATAGATACTCGgaaaaaattcacgaaattCTCCCGTTATTCTTAAGTCATCATTTAGAAGGATCAAATACGACAAAATTCGTCGTTGCTGTCATAAAGCTTTTCATTTGCAATATTATTcgtaattttaagattaactTATCTGATGACCAGAATGACTCCATTAACTACAATCCAATGTCAGTCATGCTTCTACCAAATGatctaattttaatgtttcttgAACAAATATAG
- the LOC134827883 gene encoding transmembrane protein 39A translates to MTVTNRRRITTLSNNRITPQFNNIPDQAEQIASADYPNDDYFPFPKHLPFPQVPHNSELFNEFYLFVFSIMCAALQFIHLYRTTFWLEQSSSTTVNFYLIDKYLVYFIFVISSRRLFYCLLERGCDFICAKRKITLEQSTLNYIKYSYFTVLVFLLLACSFKIFQKYSLLYIICLSYPLILYIFIFRLKIDPFLKINYASDNLTIMNDFPVHSCSINAHTIRTEIEALKNDFNNRFKQVVFTSVLNAYYAGFIPLCFVNRHLYFDKLWATQHLTFAFLGAFTTSLAYCFPVRYSDVLHRASLHLGVWNKTSTRNHPPPIPWNKSIIWSFGSYVKFSGEVYRSNSYSTCATPANNSHYRFYTIFKNPSNIYSIMATIQAIIVVIQLLMLITCSEWPVVLSLSFLILFNFYTLFKLLRDFLVAKSIYSAETAVNEKLRNGNT, encoded by the exons ATGACGGTCACAAATCGTCGTCGTATCACAACACTCTCGAACAATCGAATCACGCCGCAATTCAACAATATTCCCGACCAGGCCGAACAAATCGCCTCAGCAGACTATCCCAATGACGATTATTTTCCGTTCCCAAAGCACTTGCCATTTCCCCAAGTCCCGCACAATTCGGAGCTCTTCAATGAGttttatttgttcgttttCTCAATCATGTGTGCGGCATTGCAGTTTATTCATCTCTACCGAACAACCTTTTGGCTCGAACAAAGTTCCAGCACCACTGTCAACTTTTACTTGATCGATAAGTATTTGGTGTACTTCATTTTTGTCATCAGTTCCCGCAGATTGTTCTATTGCCTGCTGGAACGTGGATGCGATTTTATTTGTGCAAAGCGAAAAATCACCTTGGAACAGTCGACTCTcaattacattaaatattcatattttacaGTTCTTGTATTTTTGTTGCTAGCAtgcagctttaaaattttccaaaaatacagTCTGCTTTACATCATTTGTTTATCGTATCCACtgattttgtacatttttatttttcggctGAAAATCGATccgtttttgaaaattaattacgcTTCGGATAATCTCACAATAATGAATGATTTTCCAGTTCACAGTTGTTCAAT AAACGCTCATACCATTCGGACTGAAATTGAGGCACTTAAGAATGACTTCAATAATCGTTTTAAGCAAGt tGTTTTCACGTCCGTGTTGAACGCTTACTACGCTGGATTTATCCCCCTTTGTTTCGTTAATCGGCACCTGTACTTTGATAAATTATGGGCAACACAACATCTGACTTTCGCTTTTCTTGGAGCTTTTACAACATCACTGGCTTATTGCTTTCCCGTGAGATACAGTGATGTCTTGCATAGAGCTAGTTTGCATTtgg gaGTCTGGAACAAAACATCGACGAGAAATCATCCGCCACCGATTCCATGGAATAAGTCTATAATATGGTCTTTTGGCTCATATGTGAAATTTTCTGGCGAAGTGTATCGATCAAATTCCTATTCAACATGTGCAACTCCCGCAAACAATAGTCATTATAGGTTTTAT acaatttttaaaaatccatcaaatatttaCTCAATCATGGCCACGATACAGGCAATTATTGTCGTTATCCAACTCTTAATGCTGATAACGTGTTCGGAATGGCCCGTAGTTTTATCGCTCAGCTTTCttatattgtttaatttttacactttATTCAAACTTTTACGAGACTTTTTAGTtgcaaaaagtatttattcaGCGGAAACAGCagtcaatgaaaaattgaggaaTGGAAACACgtga
- the LOC134837449 gene encoding probable cysteine--tRNA ligase, mitochondrial yields the protein MLFNLRSCFFILHRNFSKWKIPVGTDTVYDSAHIGHASTYVRVDILQRILKKYFHVNLISAMNITDIDDKIIKRALQDQVSFQDVARRYESEFWDDLKLLNVTPPDIKVRVSESMDLIVDFVKQLLAREAAYVANDGSVYFKTKEFSRYGKLQRISDTTITTEDDPMKNHATDFALWKAAKPGEPFWETPWGTGRPGWHIECSAMASFVFGNSIDFHAGGLDLKFPHHENEEAQSCCFHKTDQWVNYWIHTGQLRSTGDQAKMSKSLKNTISVRDLLKTCTSNQFRMLCLLSRYHSAIEFGDETTKSAKAVLHRMTTFIADSRAYVNGEKPLVNFDVENLIQLRQETEQKIIELFKDDFNTPKAIECLLNLISETNRIINSKDTFGDSTGTSNIVIIQDIHNFVVNFLENLGFQLKSTKSVAVERNIEDKLIQSLIDVRQEIRATAIRDKNKSLFVICDKIRQQLLENGIEIKDHGKNTSWKYVEE from the exons atgttgtttaatttaag GTCCTGTTTCTTCATCCTTCACCGCAATTTCTCAAAATGGAAAATCCCTGTTGGAACCGACACCG TTTATGATTCAGCTCACATTGGACATGCCAGTACTTACGTTCGAGTGGATATTTTGCAGCGAATTCTAAAGAAATACTTTCACGTTAACCTCATCAGTGCCATGAACATCACGGATATCgatgacaaaattattaaaagggCTCTCCAGGATCAAGTTTCGTTTCAAGACGTGGCGCGAAGGTACGAAAGTGAATTTTGGGATGATCTTAAGTTGCTGAATGTCACACCGCCCGATATCAAAGTTCGAGTTTCTGAAAGTATGGATTTGATAGTGGATTTTGTGAAGCAATTGTTGGCTCGAGAGGCAGCTTATGTCGCAAATGATGGTTCtgtgtatttcaaaacaaaggAATTTAGTCGATATGGAAAATTACAACGCATTTCCGACACCACAATCACCACCGAAGATGATCCAATGAAAAACCATGCTACAGATTTTGCACTTTGGAAGGCAGCAAAGCCAGGAGAGCCTTTTTGGGAGACTCCTTGGGGCACGGGGCGACCTGGATGGCACATAGAATGCTCTGCAATGGCTAGTTTTGTGTTTGGAAACTCAATAGACTTCCATGCTGGTGGCTTAGATTTGAAATTTCCGCATCACGAGAACGAAGAAGCTCAAAGTTGTTGTTTTCACAAGACCGATCAATGGGTCAACTATTGGATTCATACGGGACAACTACGATCCACGGGAGATCaagcaaaaatgtcaaaatctttgaaaaatacaatttcGGTGAGGGATTTGTTAAAAACCTGTACTTCAAATCAATTTCGAATGTTATGCTTGTTATCGCGATATCACTCTGCCATTGAATTTGGAGACGAAACGACAAAATCAGCCAAAGCAGTTCTGCATCGTATGACAACTTTTATTGCAGACTCTCGAGCTTATGTGAACGGAGAAAAGCCGTTAGTTAATTTcgatgttgaaaatttaattcagttgCGGCAAgaaactgaacaaaaaattatcgaactTTTCAAGGATGACTTCAATACGCCAAAAGCTATCGAGTGTTTGTTGAATCTTATATCAGAAACAAATAGAATAATCAATTCCAAGGACACTTTCGGTGATTCTACTGGCACTTCCAATATTGTTATCATTCAAGATATTCACAattttgttgttaattttctggaaaatttgggatttcaattgaaaagcaCAAAATCTGTCGCGGTTGAAAGAAATATTGAAGATAAGTTAATTCAGTCGTTGATTGATGTCAGGCAGGAAATAAGAGCAACCGCAAttagagataaaaataaaagcttatttgtaatttgtgataaaattagaCAACAATTGTTAGAAAATGGCATTGAAATCAAAGACCATGGGAAAAATACTTCTTGGAAATATgttgaagaataa